A single region of the Yersinia entomophaga genome encodes:
- a CDS encoding DUF3850 domain-containing protein translates to MKTHGLKIRPEFFAPVYQGIKTAEIRLNDRNYQVGDTLTLREFDAGNYTGSFVNRQITHVADIGDIKPGYVLISMIPYQIAEVA, encoded by the coding sequence ATGAAAACTCACGGACTGAAAATCAGACCGGAATTCTTTGCGCCTGTATACCAGGGAATTAAGACTGCCGAGATAAGGCTCAATGACCGTAATTACCAGGTGGGTGACACGCTAACGCTGCGTGAATTCGACGCCGGTAACTACACCGGAAGCTTCGTTAATCGCCAAATAACACACGTTGCCGACATCGGCGATATAAAGCCGGGATACGTGCTGATTAGCATGATCCCATACCAAATTGCAGAGGTGGCCTAA